A single genomic interval of Musa acuminata AAA Group cultivar baxijiao chromosome BXJ3-4, Cavendish_Baxijiao_AAA, whole genome shotgun sequence harbors:
- the LOC103981173 gene encoding mitogen-activated protein kinase 9-like produces MDPQRKAVLENEFFTEYGEASRYHVQEVIGKGSYGVVGAAIDTHTGEKVAIKKINDVFEHISDATRILREIKLLRLLRHPDIVEIKHIMLPPSRREFKDIYVVFELMESDLHQVIKANDDLTPEHHQFFLYQLLRALKYIHAANVFHRDLKPKNILANADCKLKICDFGLARVAFNDAPSAIFWTDYVATRWYRAPELCGSFFSKYTPAIDIWSIGCIFAEMLTGKPVFPGKNVVHQLDLMTDLLGTPSAESIARIRNEKARRYLSNMRKKPTIPFSQKFPGVDPLALHLLERLLAFDPKDRPTAEESLSDPYFRGLSNVDREPSTQPISKLEFEFERRKLTKDDVRELIYREILEYHPQMLQEYLRGADQTNFMYPSGVDRFKRQFAHLEEHYGKGDRSTPLQRQHASLPRERIGANKDSIADRNNEFEGRSVESVARSTLESPTKSQQGVRSDQSSVADGLSKSKHSARSLLKSESISASKCVVVKQRKDKQEESGSEATDQVVDGLSHKLAQLYS; encoded by the exons ATGGATCCTCAAAGGAAG GCCGTGCTTGAGAATGAATTCTTTACGGAGTATGGTGAAGCAAGCAGATACCATGTACAAGAGGTCATTGGCAAAGGAAGTTATGGGGTAGTTGGGGCTGCAATCGACACCCATACTGGAGAGAAGGTGGCAATCAAGAAGATCAATGATGTAttcgagcatatttctgatgccaCTCGCATTCTAAGAGAGATCAAGCTGCTTAGGCTGCTCCGCCATCCTGACATTGTAGAAATCAAGCATATAATGCTTCCTCCATCTCGAAGGGAGTTTAAGGATATTTATGTTGTTTTTGAGTTGATGGAGTCAGACCTTCATCAGGTTATAAAGGCAAATGATGATCTGACACCTGAACACCACCAGTTCTTTTTATACCAACTACTTCGAGCTCTTAAGTATATCCATGCAG CAAATGTGTTTCACCGAGATCTAAAACCCAAAAACATACTTGCCAATGCTGACTGCAAGCTGAAAATCTGTGATTTTGGTCTTGCCCGTGTAGCTTTTAATGATGCACCATCAGCTATATTTTGGACT GATTATGTAGCAACAAGGTGGTATCGTGCTCCTGAATTATGTGGCTCATTTTTCTCTAAA TATACACCCGCGATTGATATCTGGAGCATAGGATGCATATTTGCAGAAATGCTAACAGGGAAACCTGTGTTCCCAGGCAAGAATGTGGTGCATCAGTTGGATCTCATGACTGATCTGCTTGGCACACCTTCAGCTGAATCTATTGCCAGG ATCCGAAATGAGAAGGCTAGGAGATATTTAAGTAATATGCGGAAGAAGCCAACAATTCCTTTCTCTCAGAAGTTTCCTGGTGTGGATCCTTTGGCTCTCCATTTACTGGAGCGCCTACTTGCATTTGATCCTAAAGATCGGCCTACTGCTGAAG AGTCACTTTCCGATCCTTATTTCCGAGGTCTGTCAAATGTTGATCGTGAACCTTCAACACAACCTATCTCAAAACTTGAGTTTGAGTTTGAAAGGAGGAAATTGACAAAGGACGATGTGCGAGAACTAATCTATCGAGAG ATCTTGGAGTATCATCCTCAGATGCTGCAGGAGTATCTCCGTGGTGCAGATCAAACTAACTTTATGTACCCTAG TGGTGTTGATCGCTTCAAGCgccaatttgctcatcttgaagagCATTATGGTAAAGGGGACAGAAGCACTCCACTCCAACGGCAACATGCTTCCTTGCCAAG GGAGAGGATTGGTGCAAATAAAGACAGCATTGCTGATCGAAATAATGAATTTGAAGGGCGAAGTGTTGAATCTGTTGCTCGCAGCACCCTCGAAAGCCCTACTAAGTCACAGCAAGGTGTGAGGTCAGATCAGTCATCAGTCGCTGATGGACTAAGCAAGTCAAAACACAGTGCACGTAGCTTGTTGAAGAGTGAAAGCATCAGTGCTTCCAAGTGTGTAGTTGTCAAACAAAGGAAGGATAAACAA GAGGAATCAGGATCTGAGGCCACAGATCAGGTGGTTGATGGATTGTCCCACAAGTTGGCTCAGTTATATTCTTGA